From Chryseobacterium gallinarum, one genomic window encodes:
- the typA gene encoding translational GTPase TypA: MQNIRNIAIIAHVDHGKTTLVDKIIHATNIFRENQESGELIMDNNDLERERGITILSKNISVTYKDTKINVIDTPGHADFGGEVERVLKMADGVILLVDAFEGPMPQTRFVLQKALELGLRPLVVINKVDKPNCRPNEVHDQVFDLFFNLEATEEQLDFPTFYGSSKQGWFNTSLEQTEDILPLLDGILQYVPAPTVTEGNLQMQITSLDYSSFLGRIAIGKVTRGELKESQWIGLAQADGKIIKGKVKELYVFEGLGKKKVTEVQAGDICAVVGFDAFQIGDSFVDLENPEPLERTAIDEPTLNMTFSINNSPFFGKDGKYVTSNHLKERLTKELEKNLALRVQQTDDANTFLVFGRGILHLSVLIETMRREGYEMTIGQPQVILREIDGVSCEPYESLVVDVPEEYASRVIDLATQRKGDLHIMETKGEMQHMEFEIPSRGLIGLRSQMLTATAGEAIMAHRFTEYKPFKGAIPGRNNGVLISKTTGPATEYSINKLQDRGKFFVDPGEEIYTGMIVGEQNKPGDLVVNIVEAKQLNNMRAAGKDKDTGVAPKILFSLEECMEYIQADEAIEVTPNFIRMRKKILSEEERKRVERSAKA, encoded by the coding sequence ATGCAAAACATTAGAAATATTGCGATTATCGCACACGTTGACCACGGGAAGACGACTTTGGTTGACAAAATCATCCACGCTACCAACATTTTCAGAGAAAATCAGGAGAGTGGAGAATTAATTATGGATAATAATGATCTTGAAAGAGAAAGAGGGATCACCATCTTATCCAAAAATATTTCTGTTACCTATAAAGACACTAAAATTAACGTAATTGATACTCCTGGTCACGCCGATTTTGGTGGGGAAGTAGAAAGAGTATTAAAAATGGCGGATGGAGTTATTTTGTTGGTGGACGCGTTCGAAGGGCCAATGCCACAAACAAGATTCGTACTTCAGAAAGCTTTGGAACTGGGACTAAGACCACTTGTGGTTATCAATAAAGTAGATAAACCAAACTGCCGTCCGAACGAAGTTCACGATCAGGTATTTGATTTGTTCTTTAACCTTGAAGCTACCGAAGAACAACTGGATTTCCCAACTTTCTACGGTTCTTCCAAACAAGGCTGGTTCAATACTTCATTAGAACAGACTGAAGATATTTTGCCGTTATTAGATGGTATCTTACAATATGTACCTGCCCCAACTGTAACTGAAGGGAATCTTCAGATGCAGATTACTTCCCTTGATTACTCTTCTTTCTTAGGAAGAATTGCAATCGGAAAAGTAACCAGAGGGGAGCTTAAAGAATCCCAATGGATCGGTCTTGCCCAGGCAGATGGTAAAATCATAAAAGGAAAAGTAAAAGAACTTTACGTTTTTGAAGGATTAGGAAAGAAAAAAGTAACCGAGGTACAGGCAGGAGATATCTGTGCTGTAGTAGGTTTCGATGCATTCCAGATCGGTGATTCTTTCGTAGATCTTGAAAACCCTGAACCATTGGAAAGAACGGCTATTGATGAGCCTACCCTGAACATGACGTTCTCTATCAACAATTCACCTTTCTTTGGTAAAGACGGTAAATATGTAACTTCTAACCACCTGAAAGAAAGATTAACAAAAGAATTGGAGAAAAACCTTGCATTAAGAGTCCAGCAGACTGATGATGCCAATACTTTCCTGGTATTCGGTAGAGGTATTCTTCACTTATCCGTTTTGATTGAAACAATGAGAAGAGAAGGGTACGAAATGACCATCGGACAACCGCAGGTTATCTTAAGAGAAATCGACGGGGTAAGCTGTGAGCCTTACGAATCTTTAGTAGTAGACGTTCCTGAAGAATATGCATCAAGAGTTATCGATCTGGCAACACAGAGAAAAGGTGACCTTCATATTATGGAAACCAAAGGAGAAATGCAGCACATGGAATTCGAAATTCCTTCAAGAGGTCTGATCGGATTACGTTCCCAGATGCTGACTGCTACTGCAGGGGAAGCTATTATGGCGCACCGTTTCACGGAATATAAGCCTTTCAAAGGAGCTATTCCGGGAAGAAACAACGGGGTATTGATCAGCAAAACCACAGGTCCTGCTACAGAATATTCTATTAATAAACTACAGGATAGAGGTAAATTCTTTGTTGATCCGGGTGAGGAAATTTACACAGGAATGATCGTTGGAGAACAAAATAAACCAGGAGATCTTGTGGTAAACATTGTTGAAGCAAAACAGCTGAACAACATGCGTGCAGCCGGAAAAGATAAAGACACCGGTGTTGCACCAAAAATCCTTTTCTCTCTTGAAGAATGTATGGAATATATCCAGGCTGATGAAGCTATTGAGGTTACTCCGAATTTCATCAGGATGAGAAAGAAAATCCTTTCCGAAGAAGAAAGAAAAAGAGTGGAAAGATCTGCAAAAGCATAA
- a CDS encoding type 1 glutamine amidotransferase domain-containing protein, which produces MSKKIAILATNGFEESELQSPKEYLEQQGWTAHIVSPTSGTIKSWAEKDWGKEYNVDKTLDEASASDYDALVLPGGVINPDQLRTNDQALSFVKDFFIQNKPVAAICHGPQVLINAEVVNGRNMTSVKSISKDLINAGAHWEDKEVVVDNGLVTSRTPKDLPAFNAKMVEEFKEGKHAEQGV; this is translated from the coding sequence ATGTCAAAAAAGATTGCAATTCTGGCCACGAATGGCTTTGAGGAAAGTGAACTTCAATCACCAAAAGAGTATCTGGAACAACAGGGGTGGACTGCGCACATTGTAAGTCCAACTTCCGGGACAATAAAATCCTGGGCTGAAAAAGATTGGGGAAAAGAATATAACGTAGACAAAACCCTGGATGAAGCATCTGCTTCTGACTATGATGCACTGGTACTTCCGGGAGGAGTAATTAATCCGGATCAATTGAGAACCAATGATCAGGCTTTATCATTTGTGAAAGATTTCTTTATACAGAATAAACCTGTTGCAGCGATTTGTCACGGACCTCAAGTTTTAATCAATGCAGAAGTTGTCAACGGCAGAAATATGACTTCAGTAAAGTCAATCAGCAAAGACCTTATCAATGCCGGAGCCCATTGGGAAGATAAGGAAGTTGTTGTTGACAATGGATTGGTAACAAGCAGAACGCCCAAAGACCTTCCGGCCTTCAACGCCAAAATGGTAGAGGAGTTCAAAGAAGGAAAACATGCGGAACAAGGCGTATAG
- a CDS encoding DUF1294 domain-containing protein: MIPFLLIANFITFGVFGFDKWQARKHQWRVSENALLGLSFIGLLGAASGMIIFNHKVSKKSFLVKFVLVAVIDVVLLYRLIRH, translated from the coding sequence ATGATTCCTTTTCTGCTGATCGCTAACTTTATTACATTCGGGGTTTTTGGATTTGACAAATGGCAAGCCAGGAAACACCAGTGGAGAGTTTCTGAAAATGCCCTTTTAGGACTTTCATTCATCGGACTGTTAGGGGCAGCTTCGGGAATGATTATTTTTAACCATAAAGTTTCCAAAAAATCATTTCTTGTGAAATTTGTTCTCGTTGCCGTCATTGATGTTGTACTGCTTTACAGGCTGATAAGACATTAA
- a CDS encoding YceI family protein, translating to MKKLSVIALVGVGLLAASCNSKEKSDTAVATEQAVAESKGEVLAVDTTASVVNWKAFHKGGFAPRWGTLNIKTGDLSIEGGQVTAGNFTIDMTSIKVDPASVTEKDKKPADLEAHLKNPDFFDVEKNPVSDFKITSVADLKEAPKDAVAGANKTVSGNLTLSGKTMNVSFPAKVDVADNTAAIQAKFTVNRADWGIKFGTSEADPAEWMISKDIEIAIDVKAKK from the coding sequence ATGAAAAAACTTAGTGTAATTGCATTAGTAGGAGTAGGATTGCTGGCAGCATCATGTAATAGCAAAGAAAAATCAGATACGGCTGTAGCTACAGAACAGGCTGTTGCAGAAAGCAAAGGTGAGGTATTGGCTGTAGATACAACGGCTTCAGTAGTAAACTGGAAAGCCTTCCACAAAGGTGGTTTCGCGCCTCGTTGGGGAACTTTAAATATAAAAACAGGTGATCTAAGTATCGAAGGCGGGCAGGTTACCGCTGGAAATTTTACTATTGATATGACCTCAATTAAAGTAGATCCGGCTTCAGTAACAGAAAAAGATAAAAAGCCTGCAGATCTTGAAGCCCACCTGAAAAACCCTGACTTCTTTGATGTAGAGAAAAATCCTGTTTCCGACTTTAAAATTACCAGCGTAGCCGATTTAAAAGAAGCTCCTAAAGATGCAGTTGCAGGAGCAAACAAAACAGTAAGCGGAAACCTTACACTATCAGGAAAAACAATGAATGTAAGCTTCCCGGCTAAAGTAGATGTGGCAGATAATACAGCAGCTATTCAGGCTAAATTTACAGTGAACAGAGCAGATTGGGGAATCAAATTCGGAACGTCAGAAGCAGATCCTGCTGAATGGATGATCAGCAAAGACATCGAAATTGCAATTGATGTAAAAGCTAAAAAATAA
- a CDS encoding T9SS type B sorting domain-containing protein, whose protein sequence is MKKTLLSGKKAGSILVFLFLIFSVLQLNAQAPPTCAGTWGPPIVNQTFGQGNVTDKWYGPLSTYAPGATTSTIFVGTAGPPGGGALADGYSGLVKTPSTGGNGFLNSADHTGNPNGLMMLINAPSTAATIFFEYTMSNLCPNTTLKLAVWILNVNPPGTCGTGYQYPNVTLRAIDPATGNTLGTSATGNIPTNQTWTQYSIIFNNASSTSVKLQFINNSVGNGCGNDLAIDDITVQPCVPATMQALPGSSTTLCPNKNATVDFTATLTGSSYNPVEYQWQYSSDGGTTWIDQGTPTHNPNYTFNSAGLPAGNYLIRFKAGPQGSVLNSQCNAISQPTTVTVSSLPKVNDTTVKSCYIENNPSTASFNLTTANVTSETGVTKRYFPSLADATNGTNEITANPASYIASNSTIYIRVTNSNGCFSIAKVTLEVIPPKTSSVLIDKTICIEDKTSLDAGPGFNAYLWSTGATTQQITNVGVGTYWVNLKSGECTTKQTVKVHASPNPVIKSIDIINNTATINATGGTPPYQYAADQTGKWQDVNIFTNLTRGQHIFYVKDQYNCVPVAAEITVPNLINAITPNEDGKNDNIDYSALAYKRNLIFEVYDRYGNKLYEAGKIRNFKWDGTAFGKKLPTATYWYTISWNENNNANTSVRYNGWVLVKNRE, encoded by the coding sequence ATGAAGAAAACATTACTTTCAGGAAAGAAAGCCGGTTCTATCTTGGTTTTCTTATTTTTGATTTTTAGCGTTTTGCAACTTAATGCGCAAGCTCCTCCAACCTGTGCCGGAACATGGGGACCCCCGATTGTGAATCAAACTTTCGGACAGGGCAACGTAACTGATAAATGGTATGGTCCATTATCCACTTATGCTCCAGGCGCCACTACCTCAACTATTTTTGTAGGTACGGCAGGCCCTCCCGGTGGAGGCGCTTTGGCGGATGGCTATTCCGGATTGGTAAAAACGCCAAGTACAGGAGGCAATGGTTTTTTAAATTCCGCTGATCATACCGGGAATCCCAATGGGCTGATGATGCTGATTAATGCACCGTCTACAGCAGCTACCATTTTTTTTGAATATACAATGAGCAACCTTTGTCCAAACACTACTTTAAAATTAGCTGTTTGGATTCTCAATGTTAACCCTCCCGGCACCTGCGGTACAGGATATCAATATCCCAACGTTACACTCCGGGCAATTGATCCGGCCACAGGTAACACGCTGGGTACTTCGGCCACAGGAAATATTCCGACCAATCAAACCTGGACACAATACTCTATTATTTTCAACAATGCTTCCAGCACATCCGTAAAACTTCAGTTTATCAACAACTCTGTTGGTAATGGCTGTGGTAATGACCTGGCGATTGATGACATTACTGTGCAGCCTTGTGTTCCGGCCACCATGCAGGCACTGCCCGGCTCCAGCACCACGTTGTGTCCAAACAAGAATGCTACTGTAGATTTTACGGCCACCCTTACGGGAAGCTCATACAACCCTGTGGAATACCAGTGGCAATATAGCAGTGATGGTGGAACAACATGGATAGACCAGGGAACGCCGACTCATAATCCTAATTACACATTCAATTCTGCGGGGTTACCTGCCGGTAATTATTTAATCAGGTTTAAAGCAGGCCCTCAGGGCTCTGTCTTAAACTCACAATGCAATGCAATCAGCCAGCCAACTACTGTAACGGTAAGCAGCCTTCCGAAAGTCAATGATACTACCGTGAAATCATGTTATATTGAAAATAACCCTTCTACAGCTTCTTTTAATCTTACAACAGCCAATGTAACGTCTGAGACAGGAGTTACCAAACGGTATTTCCCATCACTGGCAGATGCCACGAACGGAACGAATGAAATTACTGCAAATCCTGCTTCGTATATTGCCTCCAATAGCACAATCTACATCAGGGTCACCAACAGTAACGGATGTTTTTCGATAGCAAAAGTAACTTTAGAGGTTATCCCACCCAAAACTTCATCTGTATTGATTGATAAAACAATCTGTATTGAGGATAAAACCAGTCTTGATGCCGGTCCCGGCTTCAATGCCTATTTATGGAGTACCGGAGCCACAACCCAGCAGATCACCAATGTAGGGGTTGGTACCTATTGGGTTAATTTAAAATCTGGAGAATGTACCACTAAACAAACGGTAAAAGTCCATGCTTCTCCTAATCCTGTTATCAAATCAATTGACATTATCAATAATACAGCGACAATCAATGCCACCGGAGGAACTCCTCCGTATCAGTACGCTGCGGACCAGACCGGTAAGTGGCAGGATGTTAATATTTTCACGAATCTTACGAGAGGACAACATATCTTCTATGTAAAAGATCAATACAACTGCGTTCCCGTAGCAGCAGAAATTACAGTTCCTAACCTGATAAATGCCATTACTCCAAACGAAGATGGTAAAAATGATAATATTGATTATTCAGCCCTGGCTTACAAGAGAAACCTTATTTTTGAAGTTTATGACCGGTATGGAAATAAGCTTTATGAGGCCGGTAAAATAAGAAACTTCAAATGGGACGGCACCGCATTTGGCAAGAAGCTTCCTACTGCCACCTATTGGTACACAATCTCATGGAATGAAAATAACAATGCCAACACCTCAGTCAGGTACAACGGCTGGGTACTTGTTAAAAACAGAGAATAA
- the cas2 gene encoding CRISPR-associated endonuclease Cas2, with protein MNAERFNAYRIMWVLVLYDLPTETKANMRDANLFRKRLLDDGFTLFQFSMYVRHCPSRENAEVHIKRVKNMLPKAGKVAIMCITDKQFADIEIFFARNKEEPPPTFQQLELF; from the coding sequence ATGAACGCCGAAAGGTTTAATGCATACCGTATTATGTGGGTATTGGTTTTATATGATTTGCCGACTGAGACCAAAGCAAATATGCGGGATGCCAATTTGTTCAGAAAACGCTTGCTGGATGATGGGTTTACACTTTTTCAGTTTTCAATGTATGTAAGACATTGCCCAAGCCGTGAAAATGCTGAGGTTCATATTAAAAGAGTAAAAAATATGCTTCCTAAAGCTGGAAAAGTCGCTATTATGTGTATTACAGATAAGCAGTTTGCAGATATTGAAATCTTTTTTGCCAGAAATAAAGAAGAGCCACCTCCAACGTTTCAACAGCTTGAATTATTCTAA
- the cas1 gene encoding type II CRISPR-associated endonuclease Cas1 produces MITRSIYIGNPAYLKLKDEQMYILDPSTKDLKGKIPVEDLGLLMLDHFQITISHQLIQKMMGNNVVVISCDAHHLPHGIMLPIYGHTEHSDRVKDQLEASEPLKKQLWKQTVECKIENQKEVLRRLGNYYEPMTEYHRNVKSGDSTNMEGIAAQHYWKYLISLDFLRARFGDSPNQFFNFGYSVLRSIVARAIVETGLLPVLGIFHKNKYNAYCLADDLMEPFRPFVDLLVMQWLERKPETEELDKEFKAHILKIATVDVGIDGKTRPLLIAVKMTASSLYKCYTGEKRLISYPELL; encoded by the coding sequence ATGATAACTCGATCTATATACATTGGTAACCCTGCCTATCTAAAACTTAAGGATGAACAGATGTATATTCTGGATCCCTCTACCAAAGATTTGAAGGGTAAAATCCCTGTAGAGGATCTTGGGTTGCTGATGCTGGATCATTTTCAGATCACAATCTCCCATCAGCTGATTCAAAAAATGATGGGAAATAATGTAGTTGTTATAAGTTGTGATGCTCATCATCTTCCCCACGGAATTATGCTTCCCATATATGGGCATACTGAACATTCGGATCGTGTAAAAGATCAGCTGGAAGCCAGTGAACCATTGAAAAAACAACTCTGGAAACAAACTGTTGAATGTAAAATTGAAAATCAAAAAGAAGTACTGAGACGGTTGGGAAACTATTATGAACCCATGACAGAATATCATAGAAATGTAAAAAGCGGTGATAGTACAAATATGGAAGGAATTGCTGCACAGCATTACTGGAAATATCTGATCAGTCTTGATTTTTTAAGGGCCCGTTTTGGTGATTCTCCCAATCAGTTTTTCAACTTTGGATATTCTGTCCTCAGAAGTATAGTGGCCAGGGCAATTGTAGAAACAGGATTATTACCGGTTCTCGGGATTTTCCATAAAAATAAATATAATGCTTATTGCCTGGCAGATGATCTTATGGAACCATTTCGCCCATTTGTAGATCTTTTAGTGATGCAATGGCTTGAAAGGAAACCGGAAACAGAGGAGTTGGATAAAGAGTTTAAAGCGCATATCCTTAAAATAGCAACGGTAGATGTTGGAATTGATGGAAAAACAAGGCCGCTTCTTATTGCCGTAAAAATGACCGCTTCTTCCCTTTATAAATGTTATACAGGAGAAAAACGTTTGATCTCTTATCCTGAATTACTATGA